The Sporosarcina ureae genome includes a region encoding these proteins:
- a CDS encoding hemolysin family protein has product MFIALGLCLILSFFLSGSETALTAINRMKVQLRADQGDSKSIKLRKLLSKPDRMITAILIGNNIVNILMPTIVTMIAIDKGLNIGLLTGILTVVLIIFGEVLPKTIAATFADRIAYIVAPPISVLVKLLIPLTLVLSLFTNFFVRLISKGTVTEATLTKEDVRSMVDIASTEGTFGQDESIRLKGMLDFRDKDVSDVMETHRTDIISLSLDSTYEDVRDVVLQYFYTRYPVYEESIDKIVGIFYSKMIIEWSMFPERSFADVIDRQPLFVVQTASVELVFKRMLTQKKHMAIVLDEYGGTLGIVTQEDIIEEMIGQDIEDETDVEEESMVFEKEDNHLVCQGRLEIEDVIELLDIELPTDHETIGGFVFQEVGHIPEEGERFSYNSLLFEIEEMDRTRILRLKITKQEPKEEAIEA; this is encoded by the coding sequence TGCGGATCAAGGAGATAGTAAATCGATAAAATTACGAAAATTACTTTCCAAGCCGGACCGTATGATTACGGCCATTTTGATTGGGAATAATATTGTGAATATTTTGATGCCGACGATTGTGACAATGATTGCAATCGATAAAGGATTGAATATTGGATTACTGACAGGGATCTTAACGGTTGTTTTGATTATATTCGGAGAAGTATTGCCGAAAACGATTGCTGCAACATTTGCAGATCGTATCGCGTATATTGTAGCGCCACCTATTTCGGTGCTCGTGAAGTTATTGATACCATTGACGTTAGTTCTGTCATTGTTTACCAATTTCTTCGTGCGCTTGATTTCTAAAGGAACGGTGACGGAAGCAACTTTGACGAAAGAAGATGTGCGTTCGATGGTGGACATTGCGTCTACAGAAGGTACTTTCGGTCAAGATGAATCCATTCGTTTAAAGGGTATGCTAGATTTTCGCGATAAAGATGTAAGCGATGTAATGGAAACACACCGTACCGATATTATTTCACTGTCGTTAGATTCAACGTATGAAGATGTACGTGACGTCGTATTGCAGTATTTCTATACTCGCTATCCAGTATATGAAGAGAGTATCGACAAAATAGTCGGCATTTTTTATTCAAAAATGATAATCGAGTGGTCGATGTTTCCCGAGCGGTCGTTTGCGGATGTCATTGATCGCCAACCTTTGTTCGTCGTGCAGACAGCAAGTGTAGAACTTGTATTTAAACGTATGCTAACACAAAAGAAACATATGGCGATTGTGTTAGATGAATACGGGGGGACACTAGGGATCGTGACACAGGAAGATATTATTGAAGAAATGATTGGGCAGGATATAGAGGACGAAACAGATGTCGAGGAAGAGTCGATGGTCTTCGAAAAAGAAGACAATCATTTAGTCTGTCAAGGACGTTTGGAGATTGAAGACGTGATTGAACTACTCGACATAGAGTTACCGACTGATCATGAGACCATCGGTGGATTTGTTTTTCAGGAAGTAGGGCATATTCCAGAAGAAGGCGAAAGGTTCAGTTATAATTCGCTGTTGTTTGAGATTGAAGAAATGGATCGAACGAGGATTTTGCGCTTAAAGATTACTAAGCAAGAACCAAAAGAAGAGGCCATTGAAGCGTAA
- a CDS encoding RNA polymerase sigma factor, with product MKNDLNALYEEYGRYIYHLCLKLTRNKEEAEDLMQDVWVKVVRYRGEMSEVNRMKAWLTTICMNTFRDRYRKNVRHSQYVMNQPDTLDVPILDLVPSNAKTPAELIEQNDISDLVQQKIGELDGIYRKTIEYFYVNQYSLVEIAGLMSVSIGTVKSRLFRAKKYLKELLVQDEAAHEYVMA from the coding sequence ATGAAAAACGACTTAAACGCATTATACGAAGAATATGGACGCTATATATATCACTTATGTCTTAAATTGACTCGCAATAAAGAAGAAGCAGAAGATCTCATGCAGGACGTATGGGTGAAAGTAGTGCGCTACAGAGGTGAAATGAGTGAAGTCAACCGCATGAAAGCTTGGTTGACGACGATTTGTATGAACACATTCCGCGACCGTTATAGAAAAAATGTACGTCACAGTCAATACGTGATGAATCAACCTGATACATTAGACGTTCCGATCTTAGATTTGGTTCCCAGTAATGCGAAAACTCCTGCTGAGTTGATAGAGCAGAATGATATTTCTGATCTTGTGCAGCAGAAAATCGGTGAGTTGGACGGTATTTACCGGAAGACGATCGAGTATTTCTATGTGAATCAGTATTCGTTAGTAGAGATCGCAGGGTTGATGAGTGTGTCGATCGGTACTGTGAAGTCTCGCTTGTTCCGCGCGAAGAAGTATCTGAAGGAGTTACTCGTACAAGACGAAGCAGCCCACGAATATGTAATGGCCTAA
- a CDS encoding SE1832 family protein yields MTKDQLEQEIAELKMDYISLQGDMEKLESTGHVKMIENAEKRLSRMEERLADLNKQLAEATN; encoded by the coding sequence ATGACAAAGGATCAGTTAGAGCAAGAGATCGCGGAGCTGAAGATGGATTACATCAGCTTGCAGGGTGATATGGAGAAGTTGGAGTCGACCGGTCATGTGAAGATGATCGAAAACGCGGAAAAGCGTCTTTCTAGAATGGAAGAGCGCCTCGCAGATTTGAATAAGCAACTTGCTGAAGCAACAAATTAA
- a CDS encoding cation:proton antiporter, giving the protein MFNSLLMDLMLVVLIGVASQWIAWRTRMPAIVVMAIAGLVVGPIFGLINPQQSMGELYSPIITFAVAIILFEGSLNLDFKEIKGFGRPVARIVTFGAFIAWIAGSLAAHYIAGLSWEVAFIIGGLFIVTGPTVILPLLRQARLKPRAAAILKWEGIVVDPFGALLAVFAFEVIRFLNSEVTAKAMLLFVGASLFSVFLGWGTSRILGTAFEKGWVPEYLKAPILFGLVLFVFVLSDEIMHETGLLAVTAMGMTMANMHLTTLEDIRNFKENISVLLISGIFVMLTASLNPHVLIEILNPKIILYVLAMLFVVRPLSIWISTIGTDLTNREKTLIGWIAPRGIVALTVSGYFATILLENGYKDAELLTALTFALVFATVVVHGFSIGWLAKKLNLATPEESGVVLIGSTRFVAELANNIRNVGHRVLVVEDSWGGLSNARKLSVPTYRGDILSEHTGYHLDLTPYRYILAMTKTDSYNSHVCADFTPDLGRDLLFQTTTHKRSAGQEFNLATGQFLFTPNLSIHELDDRMNQGHVFRKTLLTKQYSYTQYLRERDDRSVLLYIIRANGEMEFYTAEKELKAQTGDTIVALSTLNKTIERTIDRLEEKNGKATMPKEVVETKFLEDPSNEKPAIPGETPPKIMKD; this is encoded by the coding sequence ATGTTCAATTCATTGCTTATGGATTTGATGTTGGTCGTGTTAATTGGCGTAGCGTCGCAATGGATAGCATGGCGGACGAGGATGCCAGCGATTGTCGTAATGGCAATTGCAGGGCTAGTAGTTGGACCGATTTTCGGTTTGATCAATCCACAGCAATCAATGGGCGAGTTATATTCACCCATTATTACATTCGCAGTAGCTATCATACTATTTGAAGGCAGTTTGAACCTTGATTTTAAAGAAATTAAAGGGTTTGGACGTCCCGTTGCAAGAATCGTAACGTTCGGTGCGTTTATCGCATGGATTGCAGGTTCACTTGCAGCTCACTATATCGCAGGATTGTCGTGGGAAGTGGCATTCATCATTGGTGGATTGTTTATCGTCACAGGTCCTACTGTAATCTTGCCTTTACTTCGACAAGCAAGGTTAAAACCTCGTGCCGCCGCCATATTGAAGTGGGAAGGCATTGTCGTCGATCCGTTCGGCGCATTGCTAGCGGTATTTGCATTTGAAGTTATCAGGTTCCTCAATAGTGAAGTAACGGCCAAAGCGATGTTGCTGTTCGTTGGTGCTTCGCTGTTCTCCGTATTTCTTGGATGGGGAACGAGCCGAATTTTGGGTACAGCATTTGAAAAAGGCTGGGTACCGGAGTATTTGAAAGCTCCGATTTTATTCGGCCTCGTGTTATTTGTCTTTGTATTATCTGATGAAATTATGCACGAAACGGGTCTGTTGGCGGTCACCGCGATGGGGATGACGATGGCGAATATGCATTTGACTACGTTAGAAGATATTCGCAACTTTAAGGAGAATATTTCGGTATTGCTCATCTCAGGAATTTTCGTCATGTTGACGGCGTCCTTGAATCCGCATGTTTTAATTGAAATTTTGAACCCGAAAATTATTCTGTATGTACTCGCGATGCTATTTGTCGTCAGACCGCTTTCTATATGGATATCAACAATCGGTACAGATTTGACGAATCGTGAAAAAACACTCATCGGTTGGATTGCGCCACGAGGAATTGTGGCACTGACCGTATCGGGTTATTTCGCGACCATATTGCTAGAGAATGGCTATAAAGACGCGGAGCTTCTAACCGCTTTGACTTTCGCGCTCGTATTTGCGACCGTCGTCGTTCATGGTTTTTCAATTGGTTGGCTAGCAAAGAAACTCAATTTGGCCACGCCGGAAGAATCAGGTGTAGTCCTGATCGGAAGTACAAGGTTTGTAGCGGAGCTTGCGAATAATATTCGTAACGTGGGCCATAGAGTGTTAGTCGTGGAAGATTCATGGGGCGGTCTGTCCAATGCGCGAAAACTTAGCGTTCCAACATACAGGGGAGATATTTTGTCCGAGCATACGGGCTATCATTTAGACTTGACGCCATATCGTTATATTTTAGCGATGACTAAGACGGATTCCTATAACTCGCACGTATGCGCCGATTTCACGCCGGACCTAGGACGTGACCTATTGTTCCAGACAACGACGCATAAACGAAGCGCAGGTCAAGAATTTAACCTGGCGACAGGACAATTCTTGTTCACACCGAATTTATCCATCCACGAATTAGATGATCGTATGAACCAAGGGCATGTATTCCGTAAGACGTTGCTGACGAAACAATACAGCTACACGCAATACTTACGCGAGCGTGATGACCGATCGGTGTTGTTGTACATCATACGGGCGAATGGGGAAATGGAGTTTTACACAGCAGAAAAAGAACTAAAAGCACAAACAGGAGACACCATCGTAGCGCTTTCGACGTTGAATAAAACAATCGAACGAACGATTGACCGACTCGAAGAAAAGAACGGCAAAGCGACGATGCCAAAAGAAGTCGTCGAGACAAAGTTCTTAGAAGATCCATCAAATGAAAAACCAGCAATTCCAGGTGAAACTCCGCCGAAGATCATGAAAGATTGA
- the ybaK gene encoding Cys-tRNA(Pro) deacylase, with protein MSKKNKLPKTNAIRIIESEQIPYEIHSYQTDDGHNDGISVANKTNEPVSTVYKTLVAMASKTDLLVFIIPVSDELDLKKAAKTAGFKKVEMLPMKELTKETGYVRGGCSPIGMKRELPTFIDQQAEALDFLYVSAGKVGLQMKLAPQDLAHVAKAQFSDLVK; from the coding sequence ATGTCTAAAAAGAACAAATTACCGAAAACCAACGCGATTCGTATCATCGAGAGCGAGCAGATTCCGTATGAAATCCATAGCTATCAAACAGACGATGGACATAATGACGGTATTTCGGTTGCGAATAAAACGAATGAACCGGTCTCTACCGTCTATAAAACGCTTGTCGCCATGGCGAGCAAGACGGATTTACTCGTTTTTATCATTCCTGTCTCCGATGAGCTAGACTTGAAAAAAGCAGCGAAAACGGCAGGCTTTAAAAAAGTTGAAATGCTTCCGATGAAGGAATTAACGAAAGAAACAGGCTATGTCCGTGGCGGATGTTCACCGATTGGTATGAAACGGGAGTTACCGACATTCATTGACCAACAAGCAGAAGCGCTTGACTTTTTGTATGTCAGTGCGGGTAAAGTTGGTTTGCAAATGAAATTGGCCCCACAAGATTTGGCACATGTCGCAAAAGCACAATTTAGCGATCTCGTAAAGTAA
- a CDS encoding YczE/YyaS/YitT family protein, whose protein sequence is MRNLLAWRWIFFIGGMMIMSLGISLMIKGQRLGIAPWDVLHLGLYQNFGLTIGSWSILSGFVIISVTSIILKEWPRVGTWLNMLVIGLFIDFFNWLIPDVSSLAVQIICFIIGVFVLSYGVGIYVSPNLGAGPRDSLMLLFVEKFGWSLRLVRTTIEAIATLIGFLLGGPVGIGTVVVVLFSGQIIQIALPQCKKLLLKITQQTDEKVLLHYKGA, encoded by the coding sequence ATGCGTAATTTATTAGCTTGGCGATGGATATTTTTCATCGGAGGAATGATGATCATGTCGCTTGGCATCTCATTGATGATTAAAGGACAGCGGCTTGGCATAGCTCCGTGGGACGTGCTCCATCTCGGGTTGTATCAAAACTTCGGATTAACGATAGGATCATGGAGTATACTATCCGGTTTTGTTATCATTTCAGTGACGTCGATTATTTTGAAAGAATGGCCGAGAGTAGGCACTTGGCTTAATATGTTGGTCATCGGCTTATTTATCGACTTTTTCAACTGGCTCATACCCGATGTTTCTTCATTGGCTGTGCAAATTATTTGTTTCATCATCGGTGTATTTGTCCTATCTTATGGTGTAGGAATATACGTATCTCCAAATCTTGGTGCTGGACCTCGTGACAGTTTGATGTTGTTGTTTGTCGAAAAGTTTGGCTGGAGCCTTCGATTGGTTCGGACCACGATTGAAGCTATTGCGACACTGATCGGTTTCTTACTTGGTGGACCTGTAGGGATCGGTACAGTAGTTGTCGTGTTATTTTCTGGGCAAATCATTCAAATTGCCTTACCGCAATGCAAGAAACTGTTATTGAAAATCACTCAGCAAACGGACGAAAAAGTTTTATTACACTATAAAGGAGCATAA
- the bshB2 gene encoding bacillithiol biosynthesis deacetylase BshB2 — MMLQKERHVLVVFPHPDDESFGTAGTIAQYIEMGVPVTYACLTLGEMGRNLGNPPFANRETLPQIRKQELLGACDAMGLTDLRMMGLRDKTIEFEDPEKLVNMMTDLIEELHPSLVISFHPTLAVHPDHNATGVAVIEAMSRMPEADRPVLYMKAFDNDTLNQLGEPHVAHHTPNVADKKIAALRAHASQTVWMLPDMEKRWAANDKDALDWLYNEAFYIHEFK, encoded by the coding sequence TTGATGTTGCAAAAAGAACGACACGTACTCGTTGTATTCCCTCATCCAGACGATGAATCTTTCGGCACGGCCGGCACGATTGCACAATATATTGAAATGGGCGTTCCCGTTACGTATGCTTGCTTGACACTTGGTGAAATGGGCCGAAATCTCGGAAATCCTCCTTTCGCTAACCGCGAAACCTTACCGCAAATCCGGAAACAAGAGTTGCTAGGCGCATGTGATGCGATGGGATTGACAGATTTACGAATGATGGGACTTCGAGACAAAACGATAGAATTTGAAGATCCCGAGAAACTGGTTAACATGATGACTGACCTCATTGAAGAATTACACCCTTCGTTAGTCATTTCATTCCACCCGACACTTGCTGTTCATCCCGACCACAACGCAACAGGCGTAGCTGTGATTGAAGCGATGAGTCGCATGCCGGAAGCTGATCGACCGGTGCTGTATATGAAAGCATTCGATAATGACACGTTGAATCAATTGGGTGAACCGCATGTTGCGCATCACACACCCAACGTAGCAGATAAAAAGATTGCCGCATTACGCGCACACGCCTCCCAGACAGTTTGGATGCTGCCCGATATGGAAAAACGGTGGGCTGCCAACGACAAGGATGCACTTGACTGGTTGTATAACGAAGCCTTTTATATTCATGAATTCAAGTAA
- a CDS encoding YojF family protein codes for METVDVNHLQELLDSFANKDVYIHLETTNGSYASHFQEGFFNAGAFIRNVVIRYELGKVAGESPHRIGLKLPSGWIYAQGITHYTLDEHDRLLMAGLGPDGKLAVALEISETPFAY; via the coding sequence ATGGAAACTGTTGACGTGAACCATTTACAGGAGTTACTAGACTCCTTTGCCAATAAAGATGTCTACATACATTTGGAAACAACAAATGGATCGTATGCTTCTCATTTCCAAGAAGGATTTTTTAATGCGGGCGCGTTTATTCGTAATGTCGTCATCCGCTATGAACTTGGAAAAGTGGCGGGCGAATCCCCTCACCGCATCGGTTTGAAATTGCCGAGTGGTTGGATTTACGCTCAAGGAATTACACACTATACACTCGATGAACATGATCGTTTACTAATGGCGGGACTTGGACCTGATGGAAAACTAGCGGTAGCGCTTGAAATCAGTGAAACGCCATTTGCTTATTAA
- the pdxK gene encoding pyridoxine/pyridoxal/pyridoxamine kinase yields the protein MSLKKTLTIAGSDTSGGAGIQADLKTFQEHGTYGMTAVTVIVTMDPDQNWSHNVYSLPIDVVKAQLKTALSTGIDAIKTGMLSTEEVIQTAGQAIDESGLDHVVIDPVMVCKGEDEVLNPGNTDAMITYLVPKAEIVTPNLFEAGQLASMKTPKTIEDMKVAAQKIHELGARNVVIKGGKQLVHEKAVDLFYDGSTFTLLKSERSDTYHNHGAGCTFAAAITANLANGLSIKDAVIEAKQFVTAAIAHGWKLNEYVGPVMHGAKSQFDAPRVELQEV from the coding sequence ATGTCATTGAAGAAAACTTTGACGATTGCAGGCTCGGATACATCAGGTGGTGCTGGTATTCAGGCAGACTTGAAAACTTTTCAAGAACACGGTACGTATGGCATGACAGCAGTGACCGTAATTGTCACAATGGATCCCGATCAGAATTGGTCGCATAATGTCTATTCTTTGCCAATCGATGTCGTGAAAGCACAATTGAAAACTGCATTATCCACTGGAATCGACGCGATCAAGACAGGCATGTTGAGCACAGAAGAAGTCATTCAGACAGCAGGTCAAGCCATTGATGAATCTGGTTTAGATCATGTCGTCATCGACCCTGTCATGGTGTGTAAAGGTGAAGATGAAGTATTGAATCCTGGGAACACGGATGCGATGATTACATATCTCGTGCCAAAAGCAGAAATCGTCACACCGAATTTATTCGAAGCAGGACAATTAGCTTCTATGAAAACACCAAAGACCATTGAGGATATGAAAGTGGCCGCACAGAAAATCCATGAACTTGGTGCGCGTAATGTGGTAATCAAAGGCGGTAAACAACTCGTTCACGAAAAAGCGGTGGATTTATTTTACGATGGATCAACGTTTACGTTACTGAAATCCGAAAGATCTGATACGTATCATAATCATGGCGCGGGCTGTACGTTTGCAGCGGCGATTACGGCAAATTTAGCGAATGGATTGTCGATCAAGGACGCGGTCATTGAAGCAAAGCAGTTTGTCACAGCGGCCATTGCGCACGGCTGGAAGCTCAATGAGTATGTAGGACCTGTCATGCATGGTGCGAAAAGTCAGTTCGACGCGCCACGGGTTGAGTTGCAAGAAGTATAA
- a CDS encoding DUF4230 domain-containing protein: protein MQLGSTFSEQKTAFVERVQELQQLTTAEAYTKVLVKRTDNKLFGQSISVNFPGTKRNLLVVMPGSIKAGIDLSKITEQDVLESAEQNVVKTLKDMFSFAGYRLDIEFKE from the coding sequence ATGCAACTAGGCTCTACTTTTTCAGAACAAAAAACAGCTTTTGTCGAGCGGGTACAAGAGCTACAGCAACTGACAACGGCGGAAGCGTATACGAAAGTGCTCGTCAAACGCACCGACAATAAATTATTTGGTCAAAGCATCAGCGTTAATTTTCCTGGAACGAAGCGGAATTTATTAGTTGTCATGCCAGGCTCGATCAAAGCCGGAATTGACCTAAGTAAAATCACCGAGCAGGACGTACTGGAATCTGCAGAACAGAATGTAGTAAAAACGCTGAAAGATATGTTCTCATTCGCAGGCTATCGACTGGATATTGAATTTAAGGAGTGA
- a CDS encoding uracil-DNA glycosylase, whose product MVAKFRNDWDRILQDEFNKPYYQELRTFLHEEYTNHVIYPQMADIWTAFELTPFQDVKVVVLGQDPYHGPNQAHGMSFSVQPGVKIPPSLRNVFKELSSDIGIDVPTEGMLTGWAEQGVLLLNTVLTVREGAAASHRGKGWERFTDEVIRKLSLRSTPIVFILWGKHAQEKTALINRRRHAIIESPHPSPFSASRGFFGSKPFTKANNYLREWGREPIDWAKTIK is encoded by the coding sequence ATGGTAGCAAAGTTTCGTAATGACTGGGACCGCATACTACAAGATGAATTCAACAAACCATATTATCAAGAACTGCGCACGTTCCTACACGAAGAATACACAAATCATGTCATCTATCCACAAATGGCTGATATATGGACGGCATTTGAACTGACGCCTTTTCAAGATGTTAAGGTCGTGGTTTTGGGCCAAGATCCGTATCATGGACCGAACCAAGCGCATGGCATGAGTTTTTCAGTTCAGCCTGGCGTTAAAATACCGCCAAGTTTACGCAATGTCTTCAAAGAGCTATCATCGGATATTGGAATCGATGTCCCGACTGAAGGGATGTTGACAGGATGGGCCGAACAAGGTGTATTATTATTGAATACTGTGCTGACTGTGCGTGAAGGAGCAGCAGCGTCGCATCGCGGAAAAGGCTGGGAACGCTTTACGGACGAAGTCATTCGTAAACTGTCGTTGCGTAGCACACCCATTGTCTTCATTTTATGGGGGAAGCATGCGCAAGAAAAAACGGCATTGATCAATCGCAGGCGTCATGCGATTATTGAGTCACCACATCCGAGTCCATTCAGTGCCTCGAGAGGATTCTTTGGCAGTAAGCCATTTACGAAAGCGAATAATTATTTACGAGAGTGGGGAAGAGAGCCGATTGATTGGGCGAAAACCATCAAGTGA
- a CDS encoding uracil-DNA glycosylase, which translates to MAVNCFDCIFFYTTWDPASPRGCKAYGFKTKMLPSIVVKRSSGMECMKFEPKKGMKMR; encoded by the coding sequence ATGGCTGTCAATTGCTTCGACTGTATCTTCTTTTATACCACATGGGATCCCGCCAGTCCGCGGGGCTGCAAGGCATATGGATTCAAAACGAAAATGTTGCCATCTATAGTAGTAAAACGCTCCTCAGGTATGGAGTGTATGAAGTTTGAACCGAAGAAGGGGATGAAAATGAGATGA
- a CDS encoding YwdI family protein → MITVAQLLGEIEQQVRLAKQTQNEAAQREAIYAVRTLCNLMLGEERPSAPSIPQPMQMSSVHATPITSLNEQPLQEADANGESLFDF, encoded by the coding sequence ATGATCACAGTTGCACAATTGCTTGGAGAAATCGAGCAACAAGTTCGCTTGGCGAAACAAACACAGAATGAAGCGGCACAAAGAGAAGCCATTTATGCTGTACGAACGTTATGTAACCTGATGCTCGGTGAAGAAAGGCCGTCTGCACCGTCGATTCCACAACCCATGCAAATGAGCTCTGTCCATGCGACACCCATTACGTCGCTGAACGAGCAACCATTACAAGAGGCGGATGCCAATGGGGAATCATTGTTTGATTTTTAA
- a CDS encoding DUF423 domain-containing protein, with protein MPFFIIAGAINAAIAVAFGAFGAHALKDRLSEHYLAVWETAVQYQMFHAIALLAIGILMSSTLLGPSTQLSWAGYLILAGIIIFSGSLYVLSLSGIGILGAITPIGGVAFIAGWIMLIIAAVKFGR; from the coding sequence ATGCCGTTTTTTATTATCGCAGGAGCTATTAACGCCGCGATCGCAGTTGCATTTGGGGCGTTTGGTGCACACGCATTGAAAGATCGTCTGTCTGAACATTACTTAGCCGTCTGGGAAACCGCGGTCCAATACCAGATGTTCCATGCAATTGCCTTGCTCGCTATCGGTATTTTAATGAGTAGTACATTGCTTGGGCCGTCTACACAACTTTCATGGGCTGGCTATTTGATTCTGGCTGGTATTATTATTTTCTCCGGAAGCTTGTACGTGCTTAGCTTGTCTGGAATCGGAATACTTGGCGCCATCACACCTATCGGCGGTGTAGCATTCATCGCTGGTTGGATCATGTTAATCATTGCCGCTGTGAAATTTGGAAGATAA
- a CDS encoding spore coat protein GerQ: MVQYYWNPGYAQQQMVPPQQMVPPQPNVQGNAPTTPFREQSYIENILRLNRGKPGVFHFSFEHAVDAGKNTKSVAGMVEAAGRDHVILSEANTGRRYLFPMIYFDYAEFPEELNYFDQTP, encoded by the coding sequence ATGGTTCAATATTATTGGAATCCCGGCTATGCCCAGCAACAAATGGTACCACCCCAACAAATGGTACCGCCCCAACCGAATGTACAGGGGAACGCACCCACTACGCCTTTTAGAGAGCAGTCGTACATCGAGAATATTTTACGACTTAACAGAGGAAAACCTGGCGTCTTTCACTTTTCATTCGAACATGCGGTAGATGCAGGCAAGAACACGAAATCTGTCGCGGGTATGGTGGAAGCTGCAGGACGCGACCACGTCATCCTCAGCGAAGCGAATACAGGACGTCGCTATTTATTCCCTATGATTTACTTCGACTATGCAGAGTTCCCTGAGGAATTAAATTATTTCGACCAAACGCCATAA
- the hemQ gene encoding hydrogen peroxide-dependent heme synthase: protein MNEAAITLDGWYVLHDFRTMDWASWKLISKEERQAAVNEFLTFLERMQEADDAKTGSHAFYTVVGQKADFMLMTLRPTMDELQQLEAEFNKLTIADYTIPAYSYVSVVELSNYLAGESDEDPYQNPYIRGRLYPELPRSQYVCFYPMDKKREGEDNWYMLDMDDRKGLMRSHGMIGRGYAGKVKQIISGSIGLDDYEWGVTLFSDDMLQFKKLIYEMRFDEVSARYGVFGSFFVGTILDADKRAAFFEV from the coding sequence GTGAACGAAGCAGCTATTACATTAGACGGTTGGTATGTACTTCACGATTTTCGCACGATGGACTGGGCTTCTTGGAAACTGATTTCAAAAGAAGAGCGCCAGGCAGCAGTCAATGAATTTCTAACATTTTTAGAGCGTATGCAAGAGGCGGATGATGCTAAAACAGGCAGTCATGCGTTTTATACAGTAGTTGGTCAAAAGGCAGACTTCATGCTAATGACATTACGCCCTACAATGGATGAACTTCAGCAACTAGAAGCAGAATTCAATAAATTAACGATTGCGGATTATACGATCCCAGCGTATTCTTATGTGTCGGTAGTCGAGTTATCGAATTACCTAGCAGGTGAATCTGACGAAGATCCATATCAGAATCCATATATACGCGGACGTTTGTATCCTGAACTACCACGTAGTCAATACGTTTGTTTCTATCCAATGGACAAGAAGCGTGAAGGCGAAGACAACTGGTACATGCTCGACATGGACGACCGTAAAGGGTTAATGCGTAGCCACGGTATGATCGGCCGCGGATATGCAGGTAAAGTAAAGCAAATCATTTCAGGCTCTATCGGTTTGGATGATTACGAATGGGGCGTCACACTGTTCTCTGATGACATGTTACAGTTTAAGAAGCTCATTTATGAAATGCGTTTTGACGAAGTCAGCGCACGCTACGGCGTATTTGGCTCGTTCTTCGTCGGTACGATTTTAGACGCCGACAAGCGCGCAGCATTTTTCGAAGTTTAA